One window from the genome of Salvia miltiorrhiza cultivar Shanhuang (shh) chromosome 7, IMPLAD_Smil_shh, whole genome shotgun sequence encodes:
- the LOC130995524 gene encoding proteasome subunit beta type-7-A, whose amino-acid sequence MSRFAESAPPKGGFSFDLCKRNDMLVQKGLKPSSYLKTGTTIVGLVFQDGVILGADTRATEGPIVADKNCEKIHYMAPNIYCCGAGTAADTEAVTDMVSSQLKLHRFHTGRESRVVTALTLLKSHLFSYQGHVSAALVLGGVDVTGPHLHTIYPHGSTDTLPFATMGSGSLAAMAVFESKYREGLTRDEGVKLVAEAICSGIFNDLGSGSNVDVCVITKGKREYLRNYMLPNPRTYVSEKGYSFSKKTEVLLTRITPLKELVEVIEGGDAMEE is encoded by the exons ATGTCGAGATTCGCGGAATCCGCTCCTCCAAAGGGAGGGTTTTCTTTCGATTTATGCAAGAGAAACGATATGCTTGTGCAAAAGGGTTTGAAGCCATCCTCGTATCTGAAGACCGGAACTACAATTGTTGGGTTGGTTTTTCAG GATGGTGTCATTCTTGGAGCTGACACGCGAGCCACTGAAGGCCCCATTGTTGCTGATAAGAATTGCGAGAAGATCCACTATATGGCTCCAAATATTTATTGTTGTGGAGCTGGTACGGCTGCTGATACTGAAGCTGTTACAG ACATGGTTAGCTCTCAGCTGAAGCTGCACCGATTTCACACTGGTCGTGAATCCAGGGTCGTGACTGCTCTGACTCTTCTGAAGTCTCATCTTTTTAG TTATCAAGGACACGTATCAGCTGCCTTGGTGCTTGGTGGAGTGGACGTGACGGGTCctcacttgcatact ATTTATCCACATGGTTCTACAGATACTTTACCATTTGCAACTATGGGTTCCGGATCCCTTGCTGCAATGGCTGTTTTTGAATCAAAATATCGTGAAGGGCTCACT AGGGATGAAGGAGTAAAATTAGTGGCTGAAGCAATTTGCTCTGGAATATTCAATGATCTGGGAAGTGGAAGCAATGTAGATGTCTGCGTCATAACAAAG GGGAAGCGAGAGTACTTGAGAAATTATATGTTGCCGAACCCTCGTACGTATGTCAGTGAGAAGGGATACTCCTTTTCCAAGAAGACTG AGGTGTTGCTGACAAGGATCACACCATTGAAAGAGCTGGTTGAAGTGATTGAAGGGGGAGATGCTATGGAAGAATGA
- the LOC130993884 gene encoding uncharacterized protein LOC130993884, whose translation MSFQAIVIRHSGQWKLTEYEGGDEVAVYMSKEDLCHAKLMQEVHDQLNEDGRSTYILFYTSTTDEGRRIKVALKTDSDLNRLISEHKKYPVVYVIEKGKQSAAPVPQTQERVYYEGQRSTVFPIETNVGRSIPTHDDSRDDSSSQEEEDESEYSDEEEEATRRREILDSVSTEQEAWRQTGPQNFTSDDHPDVEPRVGVQQLEARDWGIPVLDFDDAPTLGWEDSNVLESGILSVGALFRSKDDLAIAVGLYHMENHVEYAVHRSSTTRLWFVCKHGNGCPFMLRAVQSASIWRVIKVVMDHTCHTDLNRTAPRQIPTRVVGRYFARKLVGEGVVLKPKEMMSEMQRLFGIEINYSFALRARNIAIEMTYGDFGNSYQMLPSYLYMLRMSNPGTLYDLEMKDDGKFHHMFVSLGQSVAAFEKGYLRPVIVVDGTHLKGRNGGILFIAVTKDGNEAIFPLAVGLGPIENDESWTWFFHRLRTCFGQPDDLLIVSDQHKSIRNAVECVYPNVPHGLCYYHIQKNLAHYGQHVAAVFKAAAYSYRSDDFQRNFSALQVLKVNAHTRLDTIGVERWARSKCPVRRTSFMTSNAAETMNSRLLWARRLSVASLIETYRAIMEKWFDRRRISAASRSHELTEVVEGKLHVAVEAGRQLAVRGTTTHMFSVEDDHAFYIVDLENRTCSCAQFDLDDIPCRHACASIRRAGLQVTDFVGGYFKQSVLLATYMERIVLVPHPTYWNVPDEISAYVVKPPDITVHAGRPKLSRARSAVEGPPNSAPPTSGTPNSRPQVCSRCKGGGHNARRCKAQVGPLDLNVPVEGVEQPPDARRR comes from the exons ATGTCGTTTCAAGCAATCGTTATACGGCACAGTGGTCAGTGGAAATTAACCGAGTATGAAGGAGGCGATGAGGTTGCCGTGTACATGTCAAAGGAAGACCTTTGTCATGCGAAGTTGATGCAAGAGGTGCACGATCAATTAAACGAGGATGGTCGATCCACTTATATACTTTTCTACACATCGACCACGGACGAAGGGCGAAGAATAAAAGTGGCTTTGAAGACTGATTCGGATTTGAACCGGCTGATTTCCGAGCATAAGAAATATCCCGTTGTTTACGTGATCGAGAAGGGCAAACAATCTGCGGCTCCGGTTCCTCAGACTCAAGAGCGGGTATATTATGAGGGACAGCGGTCTACTGTgtttcctatcgagacgaacgtTGGAAGAAGTATCCCTACACACGATGATAGTAGGGACGATTCATCGTCgcaggaggaggaagacgagTCCGAGTATTCggatgaggaagaagaggcgACACGACGCAGAGAGATATTGGATTCAGTGTCGACTGAACAGGAAGCGTGGAGACAGACAGGGCCTCAGAATTTCACATCGGATGATCATCCCGATGTCGAGCCTCGTGTTGGAGTTCAGCAGCTTGAGGCACGTGACTGGGGGATTCCAGTCCTCGATTTTGACGATGCGCCGACATTAGGTTGGGAGGATTCTAACGTATTGGAGAGCGGGATATTATCAGTGGGGGCTCTATTCCGGTCGAAGGATGATTTGGCAATCGCTGTTGGCCTGTACCACATGGAGAATCACGTGGAGTACGCCGTGCATCGTTCCAGTACGACCCGTTTGTGGTTTGTTTGCAAGCATGGCAACGGTTGTCCGTTCATGCTGCGAGCCGTTCAGAGTGCATCGATCTGGAGAGTGATCAAGGTGGTGATGGATCATACATGCCACACGGATTTGAATCGCACTGCCCCGAGACAGATTCCGACGAGGGTTGTTGGAAGATATTTTGCACGGAAATTGGTAGGCGAGGGGGTCGTTTTGAAGCCGAAGGAGATGATGTCAGAGATGCAGCGCTTATTCGGTATTGAGATCAATTACAGCTTCGCTCTCCGTGCAAGAAACATCGCGATTGAGATGACGTATGGTGATTTTGGGAACTCGTATCAGATGCTCCCATCGTATTTGTATATGCTGAGAATGAGTAATCCCGGCACATTATACGACCTTGAGATGAAGGATGATGGCAAGTTCCATCATATGTTTGTTTCACTTGGACAGAGCGTGGCTGCCTTTGAGAAGGGTTACTTGAGGCCGGTCATCGTCGTAGACGGGACCCATCTGAAGGGAAGGAACGGCGGCATTTTGTTCATCGCTGTTACAAAGGATGGGAACGAAGCAATATTTCCTCTCGCAGTTGGGCTTGGTCCTATCGAGAACGACGAGTCTTGGACTTGGTTCTTCCACCGACTGCGGACTTGCTTTGGTCAGCCGGATGATCTCTTGATTGTGTCTGATCAGCACAAGAGCATCAGAAATGCTGTGGAGTGTGTCTACCCGAACGTCCCTCACGGGTTGTGCTATTACCATATCCAGAAGAATCTCGCGCATTATGGGCAGCATGTAGCTGCAGTCTTCAAAGCAGCGGCATATTCCTATCGatcagacgactttcaaaggaATTTTTCTGCGCTTCAAGTACTGAAAGTCAACGCGCACACGCGCCTCGACACTATTGGTGTGGAGAGATGGGCCAGGTCCAAGTGCCCTGTACGACGCACGAGCTTCATGACGTCGAATGCTGCCGAGACAATGAACAGTAGACTGTTGTGGGCACGACGCCTCTCGGTTGCTTCATTGATCGAGACCTATCGAGCCATTATGGAGAAATGGTTCGATAGGCGACGCATCTCGGCTGCATCGAGGTCACATGAGTTGACTGAGGTAGTAGAGGGAAAGTTGCATGTGGCTGTCGAAGCGGGTCGGCAATTGGCCGTTCGAGGGACGACGACGCACATGtttagtgttgaggatgatCATGCATTCTACATTGTCGATCTCGAGAATCGGACTTGTAGTTGTGCTCAGTTCGACCTGGATGACATTCCGTGTCGTCATGCTTGTGCCTCTATTAG GCGTGCAGGACTGCAAGTCACGGATTTTGTTGGAGGATATTTCAAACAATCCGTGCTGTTGGCCACATATATGGAGCGTATTGTTCTCGTTCCACATCCTACGTATTGGAATGTGCCCGATGAGATATCAGCCTATGTTGTGAAACCCCCGGATATCACGGTCCATGCGGGACGACCGAAGTTGAGTAGGGCTCGTTCAGCAGTTGAGGGTCCTCCTAATTCGGCTCCTCCTACTTCGGGTACTCCTAATTCTCGACCTCAAGTATGCTCACGTTGCAAGGGTGGAGGTCACAATGCCCGGAGATGCAAAGCGCAAGTGGGACCATTGGACTTGAACGTGCCAGTGGAGGGTGTCGAGCAACCACCCGATGCACGAAGGCGATAA
- the LOC130993885 gene encoding uncharacterized protein LOC130993885: MSETESDYSREEEQPVERGHRPSTSRREKYPTPNPPPRHVWLRPCMQGYAGRINHYVKDTTLKEVETCLTHYQRLEQFKEGPFGHLLQLKRQDSANAALHHLLARELYDEAFGPWEKWFHVGGHDIRFGAVKYCLVTGLCFGPSPQRFDPNVDHRVGKQSLWHRVFKGKKMEVKDLRKRFVNRSMGNIAEDYLRVGNILVAYDLVFCRDYKHVHDWVWALVEEDQKWSDFPWGSYSFQILCHGMSVLKKHPNEITGNRKTYHFYGPIWALQIWSYEAIPRLGRACGMRDTRLQMPRLVNWTTWKSASDFTHFFDAHEAECLRTLEPVEEENDSWYLQTLRHPEPFSVRYHPGGKYAGLTEPVVPEPPPPVRPPPVQRSISRAERTREKQPVPVPRSSSRAERAREKQPVPVHVERHRQTYEEPAGSPSKRRRSEEFDDREPQADRDEDYWRRRDDDLIARITQEQIRTVVPEMRREIRRELVDDDSEHGLVAKITKKVIAAVKDIFGRRSSSRRHRSSSSHASRHRHGSEEYNQPIPSRRRSTSHIPSPRRSEREDPHHVSHRHSVGDMDPPRGSQRRSERGEDPPPASQRRSASRHSEREASMRRSASHHGERQTSLRRSASRHSDRPGPSAGYHSPETPAPKAGDVSDDLNVSWTSSEEEAGARERPQLVIDPALPYGKALVKAKKRGFKAFMRSPPGTYVQVIETGWVISQDLFHKILNPREELDGEV; encoded by the exons ATGAGTGAAACTGAATCCGACTACTCCAGAGAGGAAGAACAGCCTGTAGAACGAGGCCATCGCCCGAGTACATCGAGGAGGGAAAAATACCCGACGCCGAATCCG CCTCCGAGGCATGTTTGGTTACGTCCGTGCATGCAAGGTTATGCCGGACGAATCAATCACTATGTAAAGGACACGACACTGAAGGAAGTGGAGACCTGTCTGACGCACTACCAGCGTCTTGAACAATTTAAGGAAGGTCCGTTTGGGCATTTACTTCAGTTGAAGAGGCAGGATAGTGCGAATGCCGCACTGCACCATCTTCTTGCACGGGAGTTGTATGACGAAGCATTCGGTCCGTGGGAGAAGTGGTTCCACGTTGGTGGACACGACATTCGATTCGGTGCAGTGAAGTATTGTCTGGTGACGGGGTTGTGTTTCGGGCCATCCCCGCAGCGTTTTGATCCTAATGTGGATCACCGTGTTGGGAAGCAGAGTCTATGGCACCGAGTTTTTAAAGGCAAGAAGATGGAAGTGAAGGATCTGCGAAAGCGGTTCGTTAACCGCAGTATGGGCAATATTGCCGAGGATTATTTGAGGGTGGGCAATATTCTCGTGGCGTATGATCTCGTCTTCTGTCGGGATTATAAACACGTGCACGATTGGGTGTGGGCACTGGTAGAGGAAGATCAGAAATGGTCCGACTTCCCGTGGGGCTCTTACTCATTCCAGATTTTGTGTCACGGGATGAGTGTGTTGAAGAAGCATCCCAACGAGATTACCGGTAATAGGAAGACGTACCACTTCTATGGGCCCATATGGGCATTACAGATTTGGTCGTACGAGGCCATTCCGAGGTTGGGCCGCGCGTGTGGGATGCGTGACACGAGGTTGCAGATGCCACGATTGGTGAACTGGACGACTTGGAAGTCGGCTTCTGACTTCACCCACTTTTTTGATGCTCATGag GCCGAGTGTCTCCGGACACTCGAACCGGTCGAGGAGGAGAATGATTCATGGTATTTGCAGACCCTGAGGCATCCAGAGCCTTTTTCTGTACGATACCATCCTGGAGGGAAATATGCCGGCTTGACAGAGCCAGTTGTACCGGAGCCGCCTCCTCCTGTTAGGCCTCCCCCTGTGCAGAGGAGTATCTCACGAGCAGAGAGGACTCGTGAGAAGCAGCCTGTCCCTGTCCCGAGGAGTAGCTCACGAGCAGAGAGGGCTCGTGAGAAGCAGCCTGTCCCTGTCCATGTCGAGCGACATAGGCAGACGTATGAGGAGCCGGCTGGCAGCCCGTCGAAGCGGCGCAGGTCAGAGGAGTTTGATGATCGCGAGCCTCAGGCAGACCGAGATGAGGATTATTGGAGGCGACGCGATGATGACCTGATTGCCCGTATCACACAGGAGCAAATCCGGACTGTGGTCCCAGAGATGCGGCGCGAGATACGGCGCGAGCTTGTAGACGACGACTCTGAGCATGGACTGGTCGCCAAAATTACGAAGAAGGTCATAGCCGCTGTGAAGGACATCTTTGGGAGACGTTCTTCTTCGAGGAGGCATAGATCATCATCCAGCCATGCCAGTCGTCATAGACATGGGAGTGAGGAGTACAACCAGCCGATACCCAGTCGTAGACGGTCTACATCTCACATTCCTAGTCCTAGGCGATCAGAGCGTGAGGATCCGCATCATGTTAGCCATAGGCACTCAGTTGGAGACATGGATCCGCCTCGTGGCAGTCAGAGACGCTCAGAGCGTGGAGAGGATCCACCCCCTGCGAGTCAGCGGCGATCTGCCTCACGTCACAGTGAGAGGGAGGCATCTATGAGGCGATCAGCCTCACATCATGGTGAGAGGCAGACATCTTTGAGGCGATCCGCCTCACGTCACAGTGATCGCCCAGGGCCATCGGCTGGGTACCATAGTCCAGAGACCCCTGCGCCTAAGGCGGGGGATGTAAGTGATGATCTGAATGTTTCCTGGACGTCGTCAGAGGAGGAGGCGGGTGCTAGAGAGAGGCCTCAATTGGTTATTGACCCGGCCTTGCCGTATGGTAAGGCCCTGGTGAAGGCGAAGAAGCGGGGCTTCAAGGCGTTTATGAGATCGCCGCCGGGTACTTATGTGCAAGTGATCGAGACGGGTTGGGTGATATCCCAGGATCTATTCCACAAGATTCTGAATCCTCGTGAGGAGTTGGACGGGGAGGTATAA
- the LOC130995525 gene encoding protein SIEVE ELEMENT OCCLUSION B-like: MSSRDAVPSIRGLAKPKSPTAPDLGGDHSFRPSHDAADSRLQGRHPAGRLLRGERGVFSSDDAALTKQILATHAPDIDDLNVKPLLSIVEDILRIAKPSTTTDHASLAQPHLETLDSSKAIQSSSHLQDSSKLVYNHEHESEIVRLLAFPISKISCEIICKCSAGGEAHSVTMDLLKSLSNYSWDAKVVIIFAAFAINYGEFWLVEHLHTKNMLAKHIATLKDLPYVMEHAGKLEKKFEAVLDLLNGVMNVIHCLIDFKELPSVYISHDAPEVVAATAHIPTAVYWIIRSLLACASTLLNLIGSGHEYITSTAESWEISSLAHKLSVILGHLRDQLAVCKDLVERKKAEDAYIAFKRLIESTHIDNMKVLRAMIRARDDQRPLYDGSKRINERLDVLRTKYVLLLISDLDIPHEELNVLHMIYNQQARRHEYEVLWLPIVDPRTPMTGAENTEFYQLRNNSMPWYSVDHPALIEPVAVRYIREELKFLHMPMLIVLDPHGKPSKADALPMMWIWGSDAFPFTKDQEWALWRDKTWNLELLADSIDPRFQDWMRGNRVICLYGGEDMEWIRKFTLAARAAATAMHVPLEMLYVGKRNPRERVRRCHEAIDRDKLSHVFHPTEYYDYVWYFWVRLWSMWNSKKQVGMTVETDHIMQQIMDILTFDSSEQGWAVFSRGNHEITKGKGDVVLSVMEDYAAWEYKVDHPDKFVGVLDERIRGSHSDHHCNRLILPGHAGYVPDHVVCSECGRTMDKYVMYRCCTD; this comes from the exons ATGTCAAGCCGGGACGCGGTGCCTTCAATCAGAGGTCTCGCCAAGCCCAAGTCTCCCACTGCACCCGATTTGGGAGGCGACCACAGTTTCAGGCCGAGCCATGACGCTGCCGATTCACGGCTGCAGGGCCGCCACCCCGCCGGCCGTCTGCTGAGAGGGGAACGCGGCGTCTTCTCCTCGGACGACGCCGCCCTCACCAAGCAGATCCTCGCCACTCACGCTCCGGACATCGATGACCTCAACGTCAAGCCACTTCTCTCCATCGTCGAGGACATCCTGCGCATTGCTAAACCTTCCACCACAACTGATCATGCCTCTCTT GCTCAACCACATTTGGAGACATTGGATAGCAGCAAGGCGATACAGAGCTCATCCCACCTCCAAGATAGCAGCAAACTCGTCTACAATCACGAGCACGAGTCGGAGATTGTGAGGCTGCTGGCGTTTCCTATCAGCAAGATCTCTTGTGAG ATCATCTGCAAATGCTCTGCTGGTGGGGAGGCGCACTCGGTCACCATGGACCTCCTGAAATCACTCTCCAACTACTCATGGGATGCCAAGGTGGTGATCATCTTCGCGGCCTTCGCCATCAACTACGGCGAGTTCTGGCTAGTTGAGCACCTCCACACCAAGAACATGCTCGCCAAGCACATCGCCACCCTCAAGGATCTGCCCTACGTCATGGAGCACGCCGGGAAGTTGGAGAAGAAGTTCGAAGCAGTTCTTGACCTCTTAAACGGTGTCATGAATGTTATCCACTGCCTCATCGACTTCAAGGAGCTCCCCTCCGTCTACATCAGCCATGACGCCCCAGAGGTGGTGGCTGCCACCGCTCATATCCCCACCGCCGTCTACTGGATCATAAGGAGCCTCCTTGCTTGCGCATCCACGCTCCTCAACCTTATTGGGAGCGGCCAcga GTACATTACCTCAACTGCTGAATCGTGGGAGATATCGAGTCTGGCTCATAAGCTCTCAGTCATATTGGGCCACCTCCGAGACCAGCTCGCAGTTTGCAAGGACTTAGTTG AGAGAAAGAAGGCTGAAGATGCATACATTGCGTTCAAGAGACTGATCGAATCAACTCACATCGACAACATGAAAGTTTTACGGGCAATGATCCGCGCCAGAGACGATCAAAGGCCACTCTACGATGGGTCCAAGAGGATCAAC GAGCGGCTGGATGTGTTGAGAACCAAGTACGTGCTGCTGCTGATCTCGGACCTGGACATCCCTCACGAGGAGCTGAACGTGCTCCACATGATCTACAACCAGCAAGCGAGGAGGCACGAGTACGAGGTGTTGTGGCTTCCCATTGTCGATCCGAGGACGCCGATGACGGGGGCGGAGAACACGGAGTTCTACCAGCTGCGCAACAACAGCATGCCCTGGTACTCGGTGGATCACCCGGCGCTCATCGAGCCCGTGGCGGTGAGGTACATCCGCGAGGAGCTCAAGTTCCTTCACATGCCCATGCTCATCGTCCTCGACCCCCACGGAAAGCCCTCCAAAGCCGATGCTCTGCCCATGATGTGGATTTGGGGCAGCGATGCCTTCCCCTTCACTAAGGACCAGGAATGGGCTCTCTGGAGGGATAAGACCTGGAACTTAGAACTCTTAGCTGACTCCATCGATCCACGCTTTCAAGATTGG ATGAGGGGCAATAGGGTGATATGCCTGTACGGCGGCGAGGACATGGAGTGGATCCGCAAGTTCACCCTGGCGGCGCGGGCGGCAGCGACGGCGATGCACGTGCCGCTGGAGATGCTGTACGTGGGGAAGCGGAACCCCCGGGAGCGGGTGCGGCGCTGCCACGAGGCCATCGACCGGGACAAGCTGAGCCACGTGTTCCACCCCACGGAATACTACGACTACGTGTGGTACTTCTGGGTGCGGCTGTGGAGCATGTGGAACTCGAAGAAGCAGGTGGGGATGACCGTGGAGACCGACCACATCATGCAGCAGATCATGGACATCCTCACCTTCGACAGCAGCGAGCAGGGGTGGGCGGTCTTCAGCCGCGGCAACCACGAGATCACCAAGGGGAAGGGCGACGTCGTGCTGTCGGTCATGGAGGATTACGCCGCCTGGGAGTACAAGGTCGACCACCCCGATAAGTTCGTGGGCGTGCTCGACGAGAGGATAAGAGGCTCGCACTCAGACCACCACTGCAACCGCCTCATCCTGCCCGGCCACGCCGGCTACGTGCCCGATCATGTCGTCTGCTCCGAGTGTGGACGCACCATGGATAAGTATGTTATGTACCGCTGCTGCACCGACTGA